The following coding sequences lie in one Trueperaceae bacterium genomic window:
- the metH gene encoding methionine synthase, whose protein sequence is MAHAISEHLKRRVLVLDGAMGTMIQRAGLSEDDFRGERFADHPVDLKGANDVLVLTRPDVVAAIHEAYLEAGADIVETNTFNATRIGLAEYRLGGAIPDINREAARLARAAADRHATAERPRWVAGAIGPTNRSLSYSPRVEDPGYRSVTFDEVHAAYLEQATALIEGGVDLLLVETVFDTLMAKAALQACEDAAAASGRDVPLVLSGTVVDASGRLLSGQTLEAFWTSVRHHDLLAVGLNCSLGPAEMRPYVEELSRLAHVYTVAYPNAGLPNAFGGYDLGPEDMARVLSEFVASGWVNVVGGCCGTTPEHIAVFAAAAREATPRVPPPRDPRPRLAGLEALVIGPAPGEEAAPRGSAFVNVGERTNLTGSRRFRRLVVAGDLPGAVAVAREQVAAGAQAIDVNLDEGLIDGPRTMAAFLDLLASEPDVAKVPVMLDSSSFAVIEEGLKHVQGKAIVNSISLKEGEDEFLRQAGVARRFGAAVVVMAFDERGQADTYERRIEVLSRAYRLLVERAGFPAEDVILDANVLTVGTGMREHARYAVDFIEAVRWVKANLPGALTSGGVSNVSFAFRSNARVREAMHASFLYHAVNAGLDMAIVNPGSLAVYDEVEPELLELVEDVLFDRREDATERLVAYAASHEAAAQRARPADEWRSWPVTERLKHALVQGLDEHVEADALEAMRVLPGPLEVIEGPLMDGMNVVGDLFGSGKMFLPQVVKSARVMKRAVAALTPHLEARPAAGGRTQAGKVVLATVKGDVHDIGKNIVGVVLACNGFQVIDLGVMVPADAIIDTALREGAQAIGLSGLITPSLLEMEHVAREMERRGLDLPLLIGGATTSRAHTAVKVAPQYGGLTVHVPDASRAVGVVARALSPSEREALAAETRELYDRVRAQHEASLGARELLGLEAARARAPRFADWSHVVRPRRPGVTAFVPYPLGDLLPYIDWGPFFSAWELPGRYPAVLDDPVKGEAARALFADARAMLERVVAEGWLEARAVVGLFPAASRGDDVLVYEDETRSRVARVLHTLRQQTAKRPGQPNLALADYVAPEGSGVDDWVGAFAVSVHGAAERAAAYRAAADDYSAILLTTLADRLAEALAERMHQRVRRELWGYAPDEELSQEDLVAERYRGIRPAPGYPACPDHRTKRDIFALLDATAATGVALTEGLAMTPPSAVAGLYLAHPEARYFGVGKLARDQVEDLAARSGASVAETEAWLAPYLAYSPSVAAD, encoded by the coding sequence TGCTCACGCGCCCCGACGTGGTCGCCGCGATCCACGAGGCCTACCTCGAGGCCGGCGCCGACATCGTCGAGACGAACACGTTCAACGCCACGCGGATCGGCCTGGCCGAGTACCGTTTGGGTGGGGCCATCCCCGACATCAACAGGGAGGCCGCCAGGCTGGCCCGCGCCGCGGCCGACAGGCACGCCACGGCGGAGCGCCCCCGCTGGGTCGCCGGGGCGATCGGCCCCACGAACAGGTCGCTGAGCTACTCCCCGCGCGTCGAGGACCCCGGCTACAGGTCCGTGACGTTCGACGAGGTGCACGCCGCCTACCTCGAGCAGGCCACGGCGCTCATCGAGGGCGGCGTCGACCTGCTCCTCGTCGAGACCGTCTTCGACACGCTCATGGCCAAGGCGGCGCTGCAGGCCTGCGAGGACGCGGCCGCCGCGTCGGGCAGGGACGTTCCCCTGGTGCTCTCGGGCACGGTCGTCGACGCCTCCGGCCGCCTCCTCTCCGGGCAGACGCTGGAGGCGTTCTGGACCTCCGTGCGGCACCACGACCTCCTGGCCGTGGGCCTGAACTGTTCCCTGGGACCGGCGGAGATGCGGCCGTACGTGGAGGAGCTCTCGCGCCTGGCGCACGTCTACACCGTCGCCTACCCGAACGCCGGCCTGCCCAACGCCTTCGGGGGCTACGACCTCGGGCCCGAGGACATGGCGCGCGTCCTGAGCGAGTTCGTCGCCAGCGGCTGGGTGAACGTCGTCGGCGGCTGCTGCGGCACGACCCCGGAGCACATAGCCGTCTTCGCCGCGGCGGCGCGGGAGGCGACGCCGCGGGTGCCGCCCCCGCGCGACCCGCGCCCCAGGCTCGCCGGCCTGGAGGCGCTGGTGATCGGCCCGGCTCCGGGCGAGGAGGCGGCGCCGCGCGGCTCGGCGTTCGTGAACGTCGGGGAGCGCACGAACCTCACCGGCTCGCGGCGCTTCAGGCGCCTCGTCGTCGCCGGCGACCTCCCCGGCGCCGTGGCCGTGGCGCGCGAGCAGGTGGCGGCGGGCGCCCAGGCGATCGACGTGAACCTCGACGAGGGCCTGATCGACGGACCGCGCACGATGGCGGCCTTCCTCGACCTGCTCGCCTCCGAGCCCGACGTCGCGAAGGTGCCGGTGATGCTCGACTCCTCGAGCTTCGCCGTCATCGAGGAGGGCCTGAAGCACGTGCAGGGCAAGGCGATCGTCAACTCGATCTCGCTGAAGGAGGGCGAGGACGAGTTCCTGCGCCAGGCGGGCGTGGCGCGGCGCTTCGGGGCGGCCGTGGTCGTCATGGCTTTCGACGAGAGGGGCCAGGCAGACACCTACGAGAGGCGCATCGAGGTGCTCTCGCGCGCCTATCGTCTCCTCGTCGAGCGTGCCGGCTTCCCGGCGGAAGACGTCATCCTCGATGCCAACGTGCTGACGGTCGGGACGGGCATGCGCGAGCACGCGCGCTACGCCGTCGACTTCATCGAGGCCGTGAGGTGGGTGAAGGCCAACCTGCCGGGCGCGCTCACCTCGGGCGGCGTGTCGAACGTCTCGTTCGCCTTCCGCTCGAACGCCCGCGTGCGCGAGGCCATGCACGCGTCGTTCCTCTACCACGCGGTCAACGCCGGCCTCGACATGGCCATCGTCAACCCCGGGTCCCTGGCCGTCTACGACGAGGTCGAACCTGAGCTACTGGAGCTGGTCGAGGACGTCCTGTTCGACAGGCGCGAGGACGCGACCGAGCGGCTTGTGGCCTACGCCGCCAGCCACGAGGCCGCCGCCCAGCGGGCCCGCCCCGCCGACGAGTGGCGCTCCTGGCCGGTGACCGAGCGCCTGAAGCACGCCCTCGTGCAGGGGCTCGACGAGCACGTCGAGGCCGACGCCCTCGAGGCGATGCGGGTGCTGCCGGGGCCGCTCGAGGTGATCGAGGGGCCCCTGATGGACGGCATGAACGTCGTCGGCGACCTCTTCGGCAGCGGCAAGATGTTCCTGCCGCAGGTCGTGAAGAGCGCCAGGGTCATGAAGAGGGCGGTGGCCGCCCTCACGCCCCACTTGGAGGCGCGGCCGGCGGCGGGCGGCCGTACGCAGGCGGGCAAGGTCGTGCTCGCCACGGTGAAGGGCGACGTCCACGACATCGGCAAGAACATCGTCGGCGTCGTGCTCGCCTGCAACGGGTTCCAGGTCATCGACCTCGGCGTCATGGTCCCGGCGGACGCGATCATCGACACGGCGCTGCGCGAGGGCGCGCAGGCGATCGGGCTCTCCGGCCTGATCACCCCGTCGCTGCTCGAGATGGAGCACGTGGCGCGGGAGATGGAGAGGCGCGGGCTCGACCTGCCGCTGCTCATCGGCGGCGCGACGACGTCGCGGGCCCACACGGCGGTGAAGGTCGCGCCGCAGTACGGCGGGCTCACCGTGCACGTGCCGGACGCGTCGCGGGCGGTGGGCGTGGTGGCGCGCGCCCTCTCGCCGAGCGAGCGCGAGGCGCTGGCCGCGGAGACGCGCGAGCTCTACGACCGCGTGCGCGCGCAGCACGAGGCCTCGCTGGGGGCGCGGGAGCTCCTCGGCCTGGAAGCGGCCAGGGCGCGGGCACCCCGCTTCGCCGACTGGTCGCACGTCGTGCGTCCGCGGCGGCCGGGCGTCACGGCGTTCGTCCCCTACCCGCTCGGCGACCTCCTCCCGTACATCGACTGGGGGCCCTTCTTCTCGGCGTGGGAGCTGCCGGGGCGCTACCCGGCCGTGCTCGACGACCCGGTGAAGGGCGAGGCCGCGCGGGCCCTGTTCGCCGACGCGCGAGCCATGCTCGAACGGGTCGTCGCCGAGGGCTGGCTCGAGGCCCGGGCCGTGGTGGGCCTCTTCCCCGCCGCGTCGCGCGGCGACGACGTGCTGGTCTACGAGGACGAGACGCGGTCGCGGGTCGCGCGGGTCCTCCACACCCTCAGGCAGCAGACCGCCAAGCGCCCGGGGCAGCCGAACCTCGCCCTCGCCGACTACGTGGCGCCGGAGGGCTCCGGGGTCGACGACTGGGTGGGCGCCTTCGCCGTCAGCGTCCACGGCGCCGCGGAGCGCGCCGCCGCGTACCGGGCCGCTGCCGACGACTACTCGGCGATCCTGCTGACCACGCTCGCCGACCGCCTGGCCGAGGCCCTGGCCGAGCGGATGCACCAGCGCGTGAGGCGGGAGCTGTGGGGCTACGCCCCCGACGAGGAGCTGTCCCAGGAGGACCTGGTCGCCGAGCGCTACCGCGGCATCAGGCCGGCGCCCGGCTACCCCGCCTGCCCCGACCACCGCACGAAGCGCGACATCTTCGCGCTCCTGGACGCCACCGCGGCGACGGGCGTCGCCCTCACGGAGGGGCTGGCCATGACGCCTCCCTCGGCCGTGGCCGGCCTCTACCTCGCCCACCCCGAGGCGCGCTACTTCGGCGTCGGCAAGCTCGCCCGCGACCAGGTCGAGGACCTGGCCGCGCGCAGCGGAGCGAGCGTCGCGGAGACGGAGGCCTGGCTCGCTCCCTACCTGGCGTACTCCCCGTCGGTCGCGGCGGACTGA